A part of Chloroflexota bacterium genomic DNA contains:
- a CDS encoding RNA methyltransferase, with the protein MITSFANATVKEIRKLEQKKYRQQSGTYFIEGLRTVGEAVQTQAPIKALVVAPDLLVSDFGQSLLTEPHLRDVERIEVSAEIYEKLAHKQGPQGIGAIVQQSWQDLIALQLAPDDLWVALDAVADPGNLGTIMRTADSVGARGIILLEHSTDPYDPAAVKASMGAIFSLALASASWEDFHSWQKQQKAQLVGTSDHGATDYQQIEYQRPLILLMGSERHGLPDEMMAACNHLARIPMAGRSDSLNLAIATAVMLYEIYNQSRNAVKIEP; encoded by the coding sequence ATGATCACCAGCTTTGCCAACGCAACCGTCAAAGAAATCCGAAAACTCGAACAGAAAAAATACCGTCAACAGAGCGGCACCTACTTCATTGAAGGCCTGCGGACTGTGGGTGAAGCGGTTCAAACCCAAGCGCCGATCAAAGCGCTGGTGGTTGCACCGGACCTGCTCGTGAGCGATTTCGGCCAATCGCTGCTCACCGAACCCCACCTGAGGGATGTGGAGCGGATTGAGGTCAGCGCGGAGATCTATGAAAAGCTGGCCCATAAGCAAGGCCCACAGGGGATTGGCGCGATTGTGCAACAATCCTGGCAGGACCTGATAGCGCTTCAACTGGCGCCCGATGACCTCTGGGTGGCATTGGATGCCGTTGCAGACCCCGGCAACCTTGGCACAATCATGCGGACTGCCGATTCCGTCGGAGCGCGGGGAATCATCCTGCTGGAGCATTCCACTGACCCCTATGACCCCGCAGCCGTCAAAGCCAGCATGGGCGCGATCTTTTCACTGGCCCTTGCCAGCGCGTCCTGGGAAGATTTCCATTCCTGGCAAAAACAACAAAAAGCACAACTGGTAGGCACCTCCGATCATGGTGCAACCGATTACCAGCAGATCGAATATCAACGCCCTTTGATCCTTCTGATGGGCAGCGAACGCCACGGTCTGCCGGATGAGATGATGGCTGCCTGTAACCACCTGGCCCGGATACCAATGGCCGGCCGCAGTGACTCACTCAACCTGGCGATTGCCACAGCGGTAATGTTGTATGAGATTTACAATCAATCCCGAAATGCTGTTAAAATAGAACCATGA
- a CDS encoding YebC/PmpR family DNA-binding transcriptional regulator — MSGHSHWATIKRKKGAADAKKGKIFTRLAREIVIAAREGGGDPGMNVRLGLAIEKAKAANMPKDSIERAIKRGTGDDKEGETYEEILYEGYAANGVALMIECVTENRNRTVAELRHLLTKGGGGLGDPGSVNWQFDRMTYFSFPAEGNDFDTIFEMAVEAGADDVREDDDLIEVIGAPSSFQAIADHFSKANIVPEESGVRFMPKQEISLNVEQTLKVMKTIENLEELDDVQNIYSNLDISDEAVQAMENE; from the coding sequence TAAACGTAAGAAAGGTGCAGCCGATGCTAAGAAGGGTAAGATCTTTACCCGGTTAGCTCGGGAAATCGTCATTGCTGCCCGCGAAGGCGGTGGTGATCCAGGCATGAATGTTCGGCTTGGCTTGGCAATTGAAAAGGCCAAAGCAGCCAACATGCCGAAAGACAGCATTGAACGCGCAATCAAACGGGGCACTGGCGACGATAAAGAAGGTGAAACCTACGAAGAGATCCTTTATGAAGGTTATGCCGCAAATGGTGTTGCTTTGATGATCGAATGCGTCACTGAAAATCGAAATCGAACCGTTGCAGAGCTTCGTCACCTCCTCACCAAAGGCGGCGGCGGGTTAGGCGACCCTGGTTCGGTGAACTGGCAATTTGATCGGATGACCTATTTCTCGTTTCCCGCTGAGGGGAATGATTTCGACACGATCTTCGAGATGGCTGTTGAAGCCGGTGCGGATGATGTCCGCGAAGATGATGATCTGATTGAGGTCATCGGTGCGCCATCCAGCTTCCAGGCCATTGCCGATCACTTCAGCAAGGCCAACATCGTTCCTGAGGAATCCGGCGTGCGATTCATGCCCAAGCAGGAAATCAGTCTCAATGTGGAACAGACCCTCAAGGTCATGAAAACCATTGAGAACCTCGAAGAGCTGGACGACGTTCAGAACATCTATTCAAATCTGGATATCTCCGACGAAGCCGTCCAAGCCATGGAGAACGAATAG
- the ruvC gene encoding crossover junction endodeoxyribonuclease RuvC has product MLVLGIDPGIAITGYGLVQTDQRNDYECVTYGVITTQAGLPDAERLNILFDELTQLILLHRPDVSAVEKLFFQKNVKTAISVGQARGVTMLTLAQAGLPIAEYTPNEVKQTVCGYGSAGKSQVQRMVQALLSLDELPKPDDAADALAVAICHIHHQSSPLIG; this is encoded by the coding sequence ATGCTTGTCCTCGGCATTGATCCCGGCATTGCCATCACCGGATACGGTCTGGTCCAAACCGACCAGCGCAATGACTATGAATGCGTGACTTATGGCGTCATCACGACCCAGGCAGGTCTCCCGGATGCCGAACGGCTGAATATCCTTTTTGACGAATTAACGCAATTAATCCTTCTCCACCGACCTGATGTCAGCGCGGTGGAGAAGTTGTTTTTCCAGAAGAATGTCAAGACCGCCATTTCCGTCGGTCAGGCGCGCGGCGTTACCATGTTAACCCTGGCCCAGGCCGGGCTGCCAATCGCTGAATACACCCCCAATGAGGTCAAACAGACCGTCTGCGGGTATGGCAGCGCCGGAAAGAGCCAGGTGCAGCGAATGGTCCAGGCCCTGCTCAGCCTGGATGAACTCCCCAAGCCGGACGATGCCGCCGATGCCCTGGCTGTCGCCATCTGTCATATCCACCACCAATCCTCCCCACTAATCGGGTAA
- the ruvA gene encoding Holliday junction branch migration protein RuvA, which yields MIASVSGEISQILDGQVVVSLSGLGLLINVTENTCLNCHLGMPQTFHTYLVVREDQLALYGFATAEERDLFVHLIGVAGIGPKTGLAALSTLTPEAVRRAITADQPEIFARVPGIGKKTAQKIILDLQGKIQPLEPLEAAFRLDDVDTEVLEALTALGYSVVEAQAALQSISREENPDVEERLRKALQFFS from the coding sequence ATGATTGCAAGCGTCAGTGGAGAAATCAGCCAAATTCTGGATGGTCAGGTTGTTGTCAGCCTGAGCGGCTTAGGTTTGCTGATCAATGTGACCGAAAACACCTGCCTCAATTGCCATCTCGGCATGCCGCAGACCTTCCACACCTATCTGGTGGTGCGGGAAGATCAATTGGCACTCTATGGCTTTGCCACCGCAGAGGAGCGAGATCTCTTCGTGCATCTGATCGGCGTGGCCGGCATTGGGCCGAAAACCGGTTTGGCTGCCCTTTCTACCCTCACACCGGAAGCTGTCCGCCGGGCCATCACCGCAGACCAGCCGGAAATCTTTGCCAGGGTCCCCGGAATCGGGAAAAAGACCGCTCAGAAGATCATCCTCGACCTGCAGGGCAAGATTCAGCCTCTGGAGCCGCTGGAAGCCGCCTTCCGGCTGGACGATGTCGACACCGAAGTGCTGGAAGCCCTCACTGCCCTGGGATATTCCGTCGTTGAAGCTCAGGCCGCACTGCAATCCATTAGCCGGGAAGAAAACCCGGATGTCGAAGAACGGTTACGGAAAGCCTTGCAATTCTTTAGCTAA